One Peribacillus simplex NBRC 15720 = DSM 1321 genomic region harbors:
- a CDS encoding MATE family efflux transporter: protein MKIADNRPSSKIEQVEVMNKPAYDSLLGTKSIPLLYLRFALAGIMANAILGVAAVVDGYFVSGFQEVEVEGIGIGFTVMVITRMLGVLLGVGAGAVISLRLGKGKIEEARGIMGQTLWFTLFFSILLAVIGVVLENQIMTLFGASDEALPYAVQYSRLLWVSLPLTILAVVLSVLTNIDEKPVLSMNSWLVAAVVGGITEWIMVTKYDMGMMGSSWANTISQSIPVFLIFYFWFGKTKLKPKMKDMMINLKTIGEVAWTGFASFSSLFMMFIAIIFFNNMLQSYGGGLHVAAFTIQNGYITNMLALAALGGMTGLQPIISYNYGAGNLDRVKQAIKMGLIFTVAFFVIVTAILIIFADPIVSFFSVGNPELQKLGIWTTVVFNSLFTLNAVSLLISGYFEAQERNWSATFISVSKMLLFMFPFLFIFPKFWGVEGIWYAGPAAEIPGLLIAIYFMKKEFKRLKDTNVKTVRL from the coding sequence ATGAAAATAGCAGACAACCGTCCGTCATCGAAGATAGAGCAAGTAGAAGTAATGAATAAGCCAGCGTATGATTCATTGCTGGGAACTAAAAGTATTCCGTTACTATATTTACGATTTGCTTTGGCAGGAATTATGGCTAACGCGATTCTAGGGGTTGCAGCGGTTGTCGATGGCTATTTCGTCAGTGGCTTTCAGGAGGTGGAAGTAGAAGGGATTGGAATTGGATTTACGGTCATGGTTATTACCCGTATGCTTGGAGTTCTTTTGGGTGTGGGAGCCGGAGCGGTCATTTCACTTCGGCTTGGAAAAGGGAAAATCGAAGAAGCTAGAGGTATTATGGGACAAACCTTATGGTTTACTCTTTTCTTCTCCATTTTGCTAGCTGTAATTGGAGTGGTCCTTGAAAATCAAATTATGACCTTATTCGGAGCAAGTGATGAAGCGCTTCCATATGCGGTGCAATATAGCCGACTGCTATGGGTATCATTGCCATTAACGATATTGGCCGTTGTATTAAGTGTTTTAACAAATATCGATGAAAAACCTGTTTTATCAATGAACAGTTGGTTAGTCGCAGCAGTTGTTGGTGGGATTACAGAATGGATAATGGTAACGAAGTATGACATGGGGATGATGGGTTCCTCATGGGCCAATACGATTTCTCAATCGATCCCTGTTTTCCTGATCTTTTATTTCTGGTTTGGTAAAACAAAACTTAAGCCAAAAATGAAAGATATGATGATTAATCTCAAGACGATCGGTGAAGTGGCTTGGACGGGCTTTGCATCTTTCTCGAGTCTGTTCATGATGTTTATTGCCATTATTTTCTTCAACAACATGCTGCAAAGCTACGGTGGTGGGCTGCACGTTGCCGCTTTCACGATTCAAAACGGTTACATTACAAATATGCTCGCCTTAGCAGCTCTCGGTGGGATGACAGGACTTCAACCGATCATTAGTTATAATTACGGTGCGGGCAACCTTGATCGTGTTAAACAAGCAATTAAGATGGGACTCATTTTTACGGTTGCCTTCTTTGTGATTGTGACAGCCATACTAATCATTTTTGCAGATCCAATTGTGTCATTTTTTTCCGTTGGTAATCCTGAATTGCAGAAACTGGGCATTTGGACGACAGTTGTATTCAATTCTTTGTTTACGCTTAATGCAGTCAGCTTGCTTATCTCCGGTTATTTCGAAGCACAAGAGAGAAACTGGTCCGCAACGTTTATCAGTGTTAGCAAAATGCTGTTGTTCATGTTCCCGTTTTTATTTATTTTCCCGAAATTCTGGGGTGTAGAAGGTATATGGTACGCAGGTCCTGCTGCAGAAATTCCAGGCCTTCTCATTGCCATATACTTTATGAAAAAAGAGTTCAAACGTTTAAAAGATACAAATGTTAAGACAGTACGTTTATAA
- a CDS encoding amidohydrolase, producing the protein MKADVVLINGEVITVDQKNTVVEAVAIKDNRIAVVGSNQEVKSFIGEKTDVIDLKGKTLLPGFIDSHIHLIFYGVNQLAVSCKAEHIDSIEALLDDLKKKALVTPKGEWIRAWGFNETGVKEKRYPTIAELDEISDEHPIIVSRTCSHISVVNSKALEIAQINENTPDPNGGVIEKNKAGRLTGKLIEAVNMSMNEFASYTESELMKAVKIASDHFVAAGITSIHEAGGNGPESYRLLQQAVKSKDIRVRIYAMICQVNNSHEFVNKMVEAGVVTGTGDERFKVGPVKLFTDGSSTGPTIATRESYSSDSNNYGILYYSEEEIYRVLGEAHKKGYQITVHAQGDKAIEIYLNCVEKALEESPRKNHRHRIEHAGISSPDLQERMKKLEMVPIPNPPFPYEFGEIYVQHYGDRVNHMYAVRDFIDRGIMAAGGSDAPVTDYNPLLGIHVAVNRKSQSGMEFGANQSINVMEAIKLYTWNGAYASFEEEIKGSIEVGKLADLVILNDSILSVSPNQIKDLKVETTIIDGEIIYQEEQSVKI; encoded by the coding sequence ATGAAAGCTGATGTTGTATTGATAAATGGAGAAGTTATTACAGTAGACCAAAAGAATACAGTAGTCGAAGCTGTAGCAATAAAGGATAATCGTATCGCAGTTGTTGGTTCAAATCAGGAGGTTAAGAGTTTTATAGGAGAAAAAACGGATGTAATTGACTTGAAAGGAAAAACGCTTCTTCCTGGATTCATTGATTCTCATATTCACCTCATTTTTTATGGGGTGAATCAGTTGGCGGTAAGTTGTAAAGCTGAACATATCGATTCTATCGAGGCTTTGTTAGATGACCTGAAAAAGAAAGCCTTAGTAACTCCTAAAGGTGAATGGATACGTGCTTGGGGCTTTAATGAAACCGGTGTGAAAGAAAAGCGTTATCCAACAATCGCTGAGCTAGATGAAATTTCAGATGAACACCCCATTATTGTATCACGTACTTGCAGCCATATAAGCGTGGTGAACAGCAAAGCATTAGAAATTGCGCAAATTAACGAGAACACCCCGGATCCTAATGGGGGAGTTATTGAAAAGAATAAGGCAGGAAGGCTTACAGGAAAATTAATTGAAGCAGTAAATATGAGTATGAACGAGTTTGCAAGTTATACAGAAAGTGAACTGATGAAGGCTGTGAAAATTGCATCAGATCATTTCGTTGCAGCGGGCATAACAAGTATACATGAGGCAGGTGGAAATGGTCCTGAGAGTTACCGTTTACTGCAACAAGCTGTGAAGAGTAAGGATATTCGTGTCCGAATATATGCAATGATATGTCAGGTGAATAACTCCCATGAATTTGTTAATAAAATGGTCGAAGCTGGTGTGGTAACTGGTACCGGAGATGAGAGATTCAAAGTTGGACCAGTTAAATTGTTTACAGATGGAAGTAGCACCGGGCCTACAATTGCAACTCGTGAGTCGTACTCCAGTGACTCTAACAATTATGGCATTCTTTATTATAGTGAGGAAGAAATCTATCGGGTTTTAGGTGAAGCACATAAAAAAGGCTATCAAATCACTGTACATGCACAAGGTGATAAAGCCATTGAAATCTATTTGAATTGTGTGGAAAAGGCGTTGGAGGAATCACCAAGAAAAAACCATCGTCATCGGATTGAGCACGCGGGAATTTCTTCACCAGATTTACAAGAGAGAATGAAAAAACTCGAGATGGTTCCTATTCCAAATCCTCCATTTCCATATGAATTCGGAGAGATATATGTCCAACACTATGGTGATCGTGTTAATCACATGTATGCTGTTCGTGATTTTATTGATCGTGGCATCATGGCAGCAGGTGGATCGGATGCGCCAGTTACAGACTATAATCCTTTATTAGGAATTCATGTTGCTGTCAATAGAAAAAGCCAGTCTGGAATGGAGTTTGGTGCTAATCAATCTATAAACGTAATGGAAGCTATTAAACTATACACCTGGAATGGCGCTTATGCGAGTTTTGAAGAAGAGATAAAAGGAAGCATAGAGGTCGGAAAGTTGGCGGATTTAGTTATATTAAATGACAGCATTTTAAGTGTCAGCCCAAACCAAATTAAAGATTTAAAAGTAGAAACAACTATTATTGATGGTGAAATTATCTATCAAGAAGAACAATCAGTGAAAATTTAA
- a CDS encoding aldehyde dehydrogenase family protein, translating to MKINMFIDGKWVEALSADRRNIINPATGEVIATSADGSADDAKIAIKAARKAFVSGIWSDLSADERADYLYKIADRLEEKAAEIARLETANNGKVIRATTYVDIPVSIQCFRYYADLIKGMKKESYTRADSSETIIIHEPIGVCGLIVPWNFPLMLAVWQIAPALAAGNTIVLKPAEATPVSVFKLFEIIEEVGLPAGVANLLLGPGSTVGNELAESHDVDKIAFTGGTKTGQSIMRAAAGNMKKITLELGGKSPLIVFDDVDFEAAVENAMFGIFHNAGQVCSAASRLLVQETIYDKFVERLAERASKIVVGNGESENIEMGALTNETHMNEVLHYIKSGIEEGAKLVCGGKRLTENGLDRGFFIAPTIFANVNANMRIVKEEIFGPVLVVQKFKDEEDAIQKANDSIYGLAGAVFTEDMDRAKRVISKLRAGITWINSYHLAYVEGPWGGYKQSGIGRVLGAVGLEHFMETKQINIHQHAKPVGWYAN from the coding sequence ATGAAAATAAACATGTTCATTGATGGGAAATGGGTAGAAGCATTATCCGCTGATAGACGAAACATTATCAATCCTGCAACCGGAGAGGTGATCGCAACGTCTGCTGATGGATCAGCAGACGATGCGAAGATAGCAATCAAGGCGGCCCGTAAAGCGTTTGTCAGCGGGATCTGGTCGGATTTATCAGCTGATGAAAGAGCTGATTATCTCTATAAGATAGCAGACCGTCTTGAAGAGAAGGCAGCTGAAATTGCACGTTTGGAAACTGCAAATAACGGTAAGGTTATTCGTGCAACCACCTATGTGGATATTCCGGTATCGATTCAATGCTTCCGCTATTATGCTGACTTGATCAAAGGCATGAAAAAGGAATCTTACACTCGTGCTGATTCTTCAGAAACAATTATTATTCATGAACCGATTGGTGTTTGTGGACTTATTGTACCTTGGAACTTCCCACTTATGTTAGCTGTTTGGCAAATTGCTCCTGCACTCGCCGCAGGGAATACAATTGTACTTAAGCCTGCTGAGGCCACTCCTGTAAGCGTTTTCAAATTATTTGAAATTATCGAAGAGGTTGGACTTCCGGCCGGAGTGGCAAACTTGCTATTGGGACCTGGATCAACAGTTGGGAATGAGCTTGCCGAGAGCCATGATGTTGACAAGATTGCCTTTACTGGTGGAACAAAAACAGGCCAAAGCATTATGCGCGCAGCTGCGGGCAATATGAAAAAAATCACCCTTGAACTGGGTGGTAAATCTCCACTTATTGTGTTTGACGATGTGGATTTTGAAGCTGCAGTCGAGAATGCGATGTTTGGTATTTTCCACAATGCTGGGCAAGTTTGTTCAGCTGCATCTCGTTTGCTTGTACAAGAGACCATTTACGATAAGTTTGTTGAAAGATTAGCCGAGCGTGCAAGCAAAATTGTAGTTGGCAACGGGGAAAGCGAAAACATTGAAATGGGAGCCCTCACAAATGAGACTCATATGAATGAAGTTTTACATTACATCAAGAGCGGAATCGAAGAAGGTGCAAAATTAGTTTGTGGTGGTAAGCGCTTAACAGAAAATGGGCTTGATCGAGGATTTTTTATTGCGCCAACGATCTTTGCTAATGTAAATGCGAATATGCGTATTGTTAAGGAAGAGATTTTTGGTCCAGTCCTTGTTGTACAAAAATTTAAAGATGAGGAAGATGCCATCCAAAAAGCGAATGATTCCATTTATGGATTAGCTGGTGCTGTATTTACTGAAGATATGGATCGAGCAAAACGTGTCATTAGTAAATTGCGTGCGGGAATTACTTGGATTAATAGTTATCATCTCGCTTATGTTGAAGGTCCTTGGGGAGGATATAAGCAAAGTGGAATCGGCAGAGTGTTAGGTGCTGTTGGGCTGGAGCACTTTATGGAAACGAAGCAAATCAATATCCACCAGCATGCCAAGCCTGTAGGTTGGTATGCGAATTAA
- a CDS encoding AbgT family transporter gives MKDTTNLQNHKKGGFFNQVERIGNKIPHPFILFIYMIAFLFVVTALLSVFHVSASDPISGEKVEVQNLLSREGIQWILPNMIKNFSGFLPLGSILALMLGVGLAEKVGLLEVLIRKMSLKVSGKYASYLVVFVAFFSHVSSDAALVIMPPLGALIFLAVGRHPVAGLLAAIAGVGSGFTANLLIVTTDVLLSGISSEVANGMKANLTVNVTDNWFFMATSVLVLTVVIALITDKFVEPRLGKYEGSGQHKKLEQLTKQQNKALLATGISALIFIAVMVVLVVPEGALLRNPETGAILPSPFMSGIVAIILLFFFTVSITYGVKVGAIKKQNDIPELLVDPIKGMAGFIIMVFPLSQFVACFNWSNMGKFLALSITDLLEQLNIDGAPVLIGLMFLSGLLSMFIASGSAIWSILAPVFVPMFMVLGYHPAFAQMLFRVADSSVLPLAPVSPFVPLFLSFLQEYRKDAKLGTYYSLILPYPIIIFIIWTLLVVVWYFLGLPIGPGVYPKLP, from the coding sequence ATGAAAGATACAACTAATCTGCAAAATCATAAAAAAGGTGGATTTTTCAATCAAGTAGAGAGAATAGGAAACAAAATCCCCCATCCGTTTATTTTATTTATTTATATGATTGCCTTTTTATTTGTTGTAACCGCTCTCTTATCCGTTTTCCATGTTTCGGCATCGGATCCCATTAGTGGAGAGAAAGTAGAAGTTCAAAACCTCTTAAGCCGTGAAGGCATTCAATGGATACTGCCGAATATGATTAAAAACTTTTCCGGCTTTTTACCACTAGGTTCTATTTTAGCCCTTATGTTAGGCGTAGGACTTGCTGAAAAAGTCGGTTTGTTAGAAGTTTTGATTCGGAAAATGTCGTTAAAGGTCTCAGGGAAATACGCGAGTTATTTAGTTGTATTCGTCGCCTTTTTTAGCCATGTCTCTTCTGATGCTGCGCTTGTTATTATGCCTCCTCTTGGAGCTTTAATTTTCCTTGCTGTGGGACGTCACCCTGTTGCTGGGTTGCTCGCTGCTATTGCTGGGGTTGGTTCGGGTTTCACTGCCAATTTATTAATCGTCACAACAGATGTCTTGCTTTCAGGAATTAGTTCAGAAGTAGCTAATGGCATGAAAGCAAATTTGACAGTTAACGTTACTGATAACTGGTTCTTTATGGCGACTTCAGTTCTCGTACTTACTGTTGTCATTGCCTTGATTACAGATAAATTTGTTGAGCCGCGCTTAGGAAAATATGAAGGTAGCGGTCAGCATAAAAAATTGGAGCAATTAACGAAGCAACAAAACAAAGCACTCCTGGCTACAGGCATTTCAGCATTGATTTTTATAGCTGTTATGGTAGTTCTAGTCGTTCCAGAAGGTGCTCTATTACGAAATCCAGAAACTGGAGCTATTCTCCCCTCACCATTCATGTCTGGAATTGTCGCAATCATCTTACTCTTCTTTTTTACAGTTTCTATTACTTATGGAGTTAAGGTGGGAGCGATTAAGAAACAAAATGACATTCCGGAATTATTAGTAGACCCAATTAAAGGAATGGCCGGATTCATTATTATGGTTTTTCCACTTTCGCAGTTTGTCGCTTGCTTTAACTGGAGTAATATGGGTAAATTTTTAGCTTTATCCATCACGGATCTCTTAGAACAGCTAAACATAGATGGTGCACCAGTCCTTATTGGGCTAATGTTCTTATCCGGGCTTCTTTCCATGTTTATTGCTAGCGGATCCGCCATTTGGTCTATATTAGCACCTGTTTTTGTCCCAATGTTCATGGTATTGGGCTATCATCCTGCCTTCGCTCAAATGTTGTTCAGGGTAGCGGATTCATCTGTACTTCCATTAGCACCTGTATCTCCATTTGTCCCACTATTCTTAAGTTTCTTACAAGAGTATCGAAAAGATGCAAAACTAGGAACATATTATTCTCTTATATTGCCATATCCGATTATCATCTTTATCATTTGGACGCTATTGGTAGTGGTTTGGTATTTCCTTGGCCTCCCAATTGGTCCAGGAGTATATCCGAAATTACCGTAA
- a CDS encoding MerR family transcriptional regulator has protein sequence MKIGTFAKLFHVTTDTVRYYIELGLLIPDKKNTQYQMNQLCLDDMAFITELKKFHFSLLEIQQILSYQRVTNFSDHEDIDYYNNFLIDKKNQLTKKKEDISNAIQLIEKTVQTNSPSSKEENFTGVPLSFVNLLYCPKCHIPLEMKDVTIKKVYIQTGSLTCTCGYEAAIEEGIIITGNLYETSPYPSYFYDKETIKEINPNMINLFEKSNFWFQKVLQNVDLKNKLIVETNVDAFVSLPKYIDILETSASYVFSGYSLAMLKKVRKRIERMNPKPNVLYILNSDLNLPLKPLSIDVFVDSFTANDFSLLNPQFPIHVLKNYLHSSSTIVGGYSYYDSSAKSLKNISALYPNSHVHILYPKYIEENISVNGFQITQSENIGYCTDPGPFFDYHVIDEKFHMLMYLASMKK, from the coding sequence ATGAAAATTGGTACATTTGCAAAGCTTTTTCATGTTACCACCGATACCGTTCGTTATTACATTGAACTGGGATTATTAATACCAGACAAAAAAAACACCCAGTATCAAATGAACCAATTGTGTCTCGACGACATGGCTTTTATTACTGAGCTGAAAAAATTTCATTTTTCACTGCTAGAAATTCAACAAATTTTATCGTATCAGCGTGTCACAAACTTCTCGGACCATGAGGATATCGACTACTACAACAACTTTCTCATTGATAAAAAGAACCAGCTGACCAAGAAAAAAGAAGACATATCAAATGCTATCCAATTGATTGAAAAAACGGTTCAAACCAACTCGCCTTCATCCAAAGAAGAGAATTTTACAGGGGTCCCACTTTCCTTTGTAAATTTGCTCTATTGTCCGAAGTGCCACATTCCACTTGAAATGAAAGATGTGACGATTAAAAAAGTCTACATTCAAACTGGGAGTTTAACTTGTACCTGTGGATACGAGGCAGCTATCGAGGAAGGTATTATCATTACCGGGAACTTGTACGAGACGTCTCCTTATCCATCTTATTTTTACGATAAAGAAACGATTAAAGAGATCAATCCCAATATGATTAACTTATTTGAAAAAAGTAATTTTTGGTTTCAAAAAGTTCTACAAAATGTAGATTTGAAAAACAAGTTAATCGTGGAAACAAACGTTGACGCTTTTGTGTCACTACCCAAATATATCGATATTCTTGAAACGAGCGCATCCTATGTATTCAGTGGCTATTCGCTTGCGATGCTCAAGAAGGTTAGAAAAAGAATTGAGCGTATGAATCCGAAGCCAAATGTCCTTTATATTTTGAATTCTGATTTAAACCTGCCATTGAAACCGCTTAGCATCGATGTTTTTGTGGATAGTTTTACAGCAAATGATTTTTCACTGCTCAATCCGCAGTTCCCAATTCATGTTCTAAAAAACTATTTACATAGCAGTTCAACAATTGTCGGCGGGTACTCCTATTATGATAGCTCGGCCAAATCCTTGAAAAATATTTCAGCCTTATATCCAAATTCCCACGTGCATATTTTATATCCAAAATACATAGAAGAAAATATATCAGTCAACGGATTTCAAATTACGCAAAGTGAAAATATCGGTTACTGTACAGATCCAGGGCCTTTTTTTGATTATCATGTAATAGACGAAAAATTCCACATGCTAATGTATTTGGCTAGTATGAAAAAATAG
- a CDS encoding cupin domain-containing protein: MFFAKKLTAEEAQELGVDTWEPWVGEPNKGTWHLEEQEVFYVTDGEVFISVDGEKYLITKGWVVSLAKDLVCEWECPVFLKKNYKMNHEINLK, translated from the coding sequence ATGTTTTTTGCGAAAAAACTTACAGCAGAAGAAGCACAAGAACTAGGTGTTGACACGTGGGAACCATGGGTAGGCGAACCGAATAAAGGAACGTGGCATCTAGAAGAACAGGAAGTTTTCTATGTGACAGACGGTGAAGTGTTTATTTCTGTTGATGGAGAAAAGTATCTTATTACAAAGGGCTGGGTCGTTTCCTTGGCTAAGGACCTTGTCTGTGAATGGGAGTGTCCAGTATTTTTGAAAAAGAATTATAAAATGAACCATGAGATCAATCTGAAATAA
- a CDS encoding NAD(P)/FAD-dependent oxidoreductase: protein MDKMDRMDTLSLWAVTANSYEKGKFLEGNEEADVVIIGAGFTGLSSAYHLQKLGKSVIVLEQETIGYGASGRNGGMVLPGYKPTMKELAKKYGADEARQLNDLSLFSVELVKKIIDEHQINCDFRKTGHIVAAYKAKHFEELKHESEFLNKNFGYDSSVLDRSQLHQEIDSPLYYGCLVDNSSYSFQPLNYAIGLGEAARSIGAKIFEHSKALSIEYGQNRVKVVTEKGAVTAKDIIVATDGYSGKIMNELNKGVLPISARIIATEQLPESLVNTVIPKDRMVFDTSNFLYYFRRTPDNRIVFGGGDIRPNLGDAVYQSVYDAMVKIMPKLAGSKIDFSWGGFIGVTIDTFPVIGKSKEGAYFATGYTGHGASLSTLFGKLLAQWIVTGSAGGYRFEKERLKSFPFYNQKTMLVNLAHIGFKLVDIIA, encoded by the coding sequence ATGGATAAGATGGATCGAATGGATACTCTATCACTGTGGGCAGTGACTGCAAACAGCTATGAAAAAGGAAAGTTTCTTGAAGGAAATGAAGAGGCTGATGTTGTCATTATTGGAGCAGGTTTCACAGGTCTTTCTTCTGCGTATCATTTGCAAAAATTAGGGAAGAGTGTCATTGTCCTTGAGCAAGAAACGATCGGATATGGTGCCAGCGGTCGTAACGGCGGGATGGTATTGCCAGGCTATAAGCCAACGATGAAGGAGCTTGCCAAAAAGTATGGTGCCGACGAGGCAAGACAGCTTAACGATCTCTCCTTGTTTAGCGTTGAACTGGTTAAAAAAATCATTGACGAGCATCAAATCAACTGTGACTTTAGAAAGACAGGTCACATTGTGGCGGCTTACAAAGCCAAGCATTTTGAAGAATTGAAACATGAAAGCGAATTCTTAAACAAAAATTTTGGGTACGATTCAAGCGTGCTTGATCGAAGTCAGTTGCATCAAGAGATCGATTCCCCACTTTATTATGGCTGCTTAGTCGACAACTCGAGTTACTCGTTCCAGCCACTGAATTATGCAATTGGTTTGGGAGAAGCAGCTAGATCGATCGGTGCAAAAATCTTTGAGCATTCGAAAGCACTATCTATTGAGTACGGTCAAAACAGAGTGAAAGTTGTAACAGAAAAAGGAGCTGTTACTGCGAAAGACATTATTGTCGCTACAGATGGTTACTCCGGAAAAATCATGAATGAACTGAACAAAGGCGTACTGCCAATTTCGGCACGTATTATTGCTACTGAACAGCTTCCAGAATCACTGGTGAATACCGTCATTCCTAAAGATCGCATGGTTTTTGATACAAGCAATTTCCTTTACTATTTCCGACGTACACCAGATAATCGGATCGTATTCGGCGGTGGCGATATTCGTCCAAACTTAGGCGATGCCGTTTATCAAAGTGTTTACGATGCCATGGTTAAAATAATGCCAAAACTAGCAGGAAGCAAGATTGATTTCAGTTGGGGTGGATTTATCGGGGTTACAATTGATACGTTCCCTGTTATCGGCAAATCCAAAGAAGGCGCATATTTCGCAACGGGTTATACGGGCCACGGCGCTTCTCTCTCGACATTGTTTGGCAAGTTATTGGCACAATGGATCGTTACGGGGAGTGCAGGTGGATATCGATTTGAAAAGGAACGCCTCAAATCATTCCCATTCTATAATCAGAAAACCATGCTGGTAAATCTAGCACATATTGGTTTTAAACTGGTAGATATTATTGCTTAA
- a CDS encoding MFS transporter, whose translation MDKRVYLLAIVSFVVGMVELIIGGLLDIVANDLDVSLGQAGFLMTVFSLAFALAAPILLSVTQRVERKRLTLITLVIFLLGNVIAILSPYYSILLVGRIIAASSGSLLIALCLTMVPNIVTEQYRARAIGIVFMGVSASLVLGVPIGLMLGNAFGWRAPFIMISILTLVSMAGVFFFLERMAPKPSIPIRRQLRTLKNRKILFAQATSFVMLTGHLTLYGYLTPFLKMKLGLDGTWVSIVYLIFGIAAVVGGGIGGFLADRFGSKRTIISVIIFFAVSMLSIPYTTFSLPLFLILMVIWSMLSWAITPAMQSYLIELSPETSDIQQTLNNSAVHVGIAFGSFIGGIVIEQTSVEFNPTVGGVLVLISLGTAALSVMSYGHQEFKKS comes from the coding sequence TTGGATAAACGCGTGTATTTATTGGCGATTGTCTCGTTTGTTGTCGGGATGGTTGAATTAATCATTGGCGGTTTACTAGATATTGTCGCGAATGATTTAGATGTGAGTCTTGGGCAAGCGGGTTTCCTTATGACTGTTTTTTCCCTTGCATTCGCGTTAGCAGCGCCCATATTGTTATCAGTAACACAAAGAGTGGAACGAAAACGGCTAACTTTAATTACTTTGGTTATTTTTTTATTAGGAAATGTCATTGCCATTTTAAGCCCCTATTATAGTATTTTACTTGTTGGGCGTATCATTGCAGCTTCTAGTGGTTCATTGCTTATTGCTTTATGTTTAACGATGGTTCCAAATATTGTAACTGAACAATACCGTGCAAGGGCGATCGGAATTGTTTTTATGGGAGTCAGTGCCTCTCTTGTACTAGGGGTACCAATTGGATTGATGCTTGGAAATGCTTTTGGCTGGCGGGCCCCCTTTATCATGATCTCCATCCTAACCTTAGTTTCGATGGCGGGGGTGTTTTTCTTTCTGGAAAGGATGGCACCAAAACCCTCTATTCCAATTAGAAGACAATTACGTACATTGAAAAATCGAAAAATTTTATTTGCCCAGGCAACTTCCTTTGTCATGTTGACAGGTCATTTAACACTATATGGATACCTAACTCCATTTTTAAAAATGAAACTAGGCCTTGATGGAACATGGGTTAGTATTGTCTATTTAATTTTTGGAATTGCAGCTGTAGTTGGCGGGGGAATTGGAGGCTTTCTGGCTGACCGTTTCGGCTCAAAGCGTACTATAATTTCTGTCATTATCTTTTTTGCGGTTTCTATGTTATCAATCCCTTATACAACCTTCTCTTTACCGCTTTTCCTAATCTTGATGGTAATATGGAGTATGCTAAGTTGGGCGATCACACCAGCGATGCAAAGTTATCTGATTGAGTTGTCACCAGAAACCTCGGATATCCAGCAAACCTTAAATAATTCGGCGGTCCATGTCGGTATTGCTTTTGGTTCATTTATTGGTGGAATTGTCATTGAGCAAACCTCTGTCGAGTTCAACCCTACAGTTGGTGGTGTGCTCGTCTTGATATCCTTAGGTACAGCTGCTCTTTCTGTCATGAGTTATGGTCATCAAGAGTTCAAAAAAAGCTGA